Part of the Caulifigura coniformis genome, GCCAATGGTTGGACGCGGATTGCTCTCACACACCACTTTGTGCGGAGCCGGCGTTGGATCACCATCAGAAGAACCCGGGACGTTCAGGCCGCGGCGGGGCAACCGTCGTCCTCCTCCTCGTCGGTTTGTCGTGTCTGTTCTGGGGCTACCAGGGAGTGGTGCGAAGACACCGCCACGAGTGGGCCGCCGCCGTGAAGTCGCTGGGACTCACCGCGACGATCATGCCCGCCTCCCGCTGGACGTCGCAGATGTACGTCCCCGGGCCGCAACAGCTGCTTGAACGCGATGTGGTGATCGTGATGGTCGATTCGGAGTCGCAGGGGCAGGCGCTGTTAACTGCCCCCTCCTCCTGCCCGAACGACGTGAAGATCTATGCTTTTGATGGGCTCTCCACGGCGCGGTATGCTCAGCTCGAAGAGCGGTTTCCCACGGCGGTCGTCTTCACTCGAATCACGGATTGAGCCCATCCGGCATCGAGGCCGCCTGAAGTCTCCAGGCCTCGTTACGGATTGTCATGCGACGAATGATTCTGGCTTGTCTCGTCCTGGCCGCCGCGGATGTCTCCGGCGCCGAGTTCTCCATCCGCCGCCTTGCCCCTGAGGCCTCCCTCGCGCGGAGCGGCGCCGTCCGTGTCGACCACGCGGACCTGCTGTACTCGACCCAGTTCGTCGCGACGGGCGAAGGCCCCCTGTCTGCGCAGCAACAGGAGCTCCTCGATCGGCTGGCGGCCACGCTCCAGTCTGCCGGCCTGAAGTTCGACGACATCATCAAGCTGAACCTGTATGTGCGGAACGAACAGGACATCGCCGATATCACGGCCGAACTGAGCCGCCGCTTCAATTCCAGCGCACTTCCGGCCGTGAGCTGGGTGGTGACGACGCTTCCGGCAGCCGATGCCCGGCTGGCGCTCGACTTCGTCGCGGCCCACAACCCTGCACAGCCGCCGCTGAAGCTGCCGGAATCGAAGGCCGGCCAGCGTTTGCTGTCGCTGATTCCTGCGGCGACCAGGGCGCGCGCATTCATCTCCGGACAGGCCGAGAAGGGGGAGGGCACGGTCGCGGATTCGACGAAGCAGACGATGGCCAGCCTGTTCCGCACGCTGAAGTTTCTCGAAATGAAGCCGGCTGACGTGGTGCAGGTGAAAGTCTTCATCGCGCCGATGACGCAGGTTCAGGACTCGCTCGGAGCGGTGCAGGCTGCATTTGCGCCGGGCGATTGTCCGCCAGTCGTATTCGTCGAATGGAAATCGCCTTCGCTGCCGGTCGAGATCGAACTGGTCGCGGCCACCAGCGAGCCGCAACCGTTCGGACGGCCTGTCGTGGAGTACCTCGCTCCGCCCGAACTGAAGCACTCGCCGGTCTACAGCCGGATCGCCCGCGTGCAGTCCCCAGCGACGATCTACTTTTCAGGTCTCTACGGAAGCCAGGCCGATCCCGACAGCGAGGCGGAACTCCGGGACCTGTTTGCGCAGACGAAAACTCTCGCCGAAGAGGCCGGCAGTGACCTCAGGCATCTCCTGAAGGCGACGTACTACGTCAGCTCGAAGGGAAGCAGCGACCAGCACAACAAGCTGCGGCCGGAGTACTACGACCCGGCCCGGCCTCCTGCGGCGTCCAAGGCGATCGTGACTGGAGTCGGCCGTCCGGGACGAACGATCACGTGGGACATGATCGCCGTGCCGAAAGGCAAATAGGCGGGACAGCGCACGAGGCCCGTCGGGAGAACGCCCGGCGCTTGGGCATGTCTGCACTGGCATGGCCAGTGCAGACCTTTTCGCTCAACGGCTGGCCAGTTCGGTCCACAGGGCCTTGTAGTATTTCAGGAACTCTTCGCCGGCCGCGGGATCGGCCGGCGTCTTGCCGACTTCGATCAGCGTGTAGCGATCGTAGCCCTTCGCGCGGAACAGGCTGAACAGTTCACGATACGGATAGATGCCGGCGCCGTCCTTATAGAGATCATTGATGTGGCAGGACTTGATCCACGGCCACAGCATCTCGAACGACTCTTTGACTGAGCCGTCCTTCACGTCCGGCCCGTTCGAGTTCCAGGTCAGCCCGACGCTCTTGTGGCCGCACTGCTCCATGATCGTTTTGCAGTGGGCGGGCTGCTGCGTCGGATTGCCGTGGACTTCCATCCAGATCTCGACGCCCTGCGCCTCGGCGGCCTTCCCGCATTCAATCAACGCCTTGCCGATCTGCTCGAGTGTCTTCTCGGCGGGAACGTCCTTGCGAAGTCCGTTCGGCCGGACCTTCACTCCCTTGCCGCCGATGTCGTGCACGAGGTCGACGAACTGCTTGCACGTCTCGATGTTCTGTTTGACGACGCTCGCGTCAGCCGCGTGGAACTCGCAGGTCGATCCAGCGCCCCAGCAGACGATGCCTGAATCTTCGAACCGCTTCTTCACATCCTTCCGTTCGGCCGCCGAAAGAGTCGGTTCGACACCATGTTTGTGGGTCGTGCGCAGTTCAACGGCCGCCACGCCGGATGCTTTGCACACCTTCAGAATTGTCGGCAGGTCCCAATCCTTGGCGACGTTGTAGGTCACAAGGCCGAGGCCGAATTTCAGCGGAGTGCCGGAAGGAGTTTCCGCGCGGGCCGAGCGGACGTGCGGCCCTCCTCCGAGAGCGGCGACCGTGGCGAGGCCTGCGGTCTTGAGGGCGTTGCGGCGGGAGAGACCATGCGTCGTCACGTGCTTCATTGTGCAATCCGATGAGCGAAAGCGGCGGCCAGGACAGTCGATCGACATTCTGACCGTCCGCTGTGTCGGTCGCCAGCGACGATCCGTGTTCCCGGCTACGGTCGCGATTCGATTGCGCGCCGCGCCTCGCGGACCATGGGCAGGAGTTCGGCGGGAAACCATGTCAGCTGTTCGAGCGATTCCAGGCCGGCGATCAGCTGCGTCTCTCCGAGCTTCGTGAGCTCGCGGTGACCGCGAGTGATCGCTGCCGCGAGCACGACGAAATAGAGCGCATTCGCCAGCGCGGGCGGGACCGTTCCGCTGCGGCTGATGCGATGGGCGGACGCCCAGTCTTTAACGGCCGCGAGCCGCCGGGCGTCGGGCGCTTCGCCCGTCAGGAACTCGCCGAGCGTCAGCCAGTGGTCGGTCTCAAGACCCGGAACTCGAGAGAGCGGCGCGCCCAGGAACTCGTTGAGTCCGACCGCCAGCGCGTCGTCCGTCGTTTCCATTCCCGTGTTGAGCAGCGACTCCAGGGATTCGGACGACTCCTTCGGCCCGTGGGCCAGCATGCGGAAAAACATCGACTTCTGCGGTTCGCGCCGGTCCGCCTGCGGATGCTCGACGAGTTCGTCAGAGAGTTCCTGGACGCCGCGCGAGGCGGCGAGGATCCGCTGCAGCTCACTGATTTCCTGCTCCACTGCGGCCCGGAGCTGATGCTCCTTGAGGTCGAGGTCCGCCGCCGGGACGGCCTCCGCGGCCTCGCGCCCTGTGCCGATCCGCGCATCGACCCGTGCCCGCGATGAACGTGACACATACTCCGCGATGACGTCGCGCATGACCCGGGCGAACTGTCGTTTCGCAGTCACGAGCATGTTCATCGCGACCTTTTCGTTTTCGAGCCCATGCCGTTTCGCGAACTCGACGTAGTCGCACGGTTCCGCGGTTCCCAGCAGGGGGCGAACGACGCGCTCGTCGAAGAGCGTCCAGCGGACCGTTTCGTCTCCTTCTTCGCACTCCGATTTCATTCGTGCGAGCGTCTCTGC contains:
- a CDS encoding RidA family protein; amino-acid sequence: MRRMILACLVLAAADVSGAEFSIRRLAPEASLARSGAVRVDHADLLYSTQFVATGEGPLSAQQQELLDRLAATLQSAGLKFDDIIKLNLYVRNEQDIADITAELSRRFNSSALPAVSWVVTTLPAADARLALDFVAAHNPAQPPLKLPESKAGQRLLSLIPAATRARAFISGQAEKGEGTVADSTKQTMASLFRTLKFLEMKPADVVQVKVFIAPMTQVQDSLGAVQAAFAPGDCPPVVFVEWKSPSLPVEIELVAATSEPQPFGRPVVEYLAPPELKHSPVYSRIARVQSPATIYFSGLYGSQADPDSEAELRDLFAQTKTLAEEAGSDLRHLLKATYYVSSKGSSDQHNKLRPEYYDPARPPAASKAIVTGVGRPGRTITWDMIAVPKGK
- a CDS encoding TIM barrel protein, yielding MKHVTTHGLSRRNALKTAGLATVAALGGGPHVRSARAETPSGTPLKFGLGLVTYNVAKDWDLPTILKVCKASGVAAVELRTTHKHGVEPTLSAAERKDVKKRFEDSGIVCWGAGSTCEFHAADASVVKQNIETCKQFVDLVHDIGGKGVKVRPNGLRKDVPAEKTLEQIGKALIECGKAAEAQGVEIWMEVHGNPTQQPAHCKTIMEQCGHKSVGLTWNSNGPDVKDGSVKESFEMLWPWIKSCHINDLYKDGAGIYPYRELFSLFRAKGYDRYTLIEVGKTPADPAAGEEFLKYYKALWTELASR
- a CDS encoding RNA polymerase sigma factor; the protein is MASSFPLTRWTLIARAVDGNQPASREHMGELLEQYWRPMFIHLKCKGMKHAQAEDLLQDFVLTLLDRNLLSVADPSKGKFRSLLLTALDRFLVSKFRHENAAKRSPGHVASLDAAELDVAQPPVDGVLAFERAWALDVLAETLARMKSECEEGDETVRWTLFDERVVRPLLGTAEPCDYVEFAKRHGLENEKVAMNMLVTAKRQFARVMRDVIAEYVSRSSRARVDARIGTGREAAEAVPAADLDLKEHQLRAAVEQEISELQRILAASRGVQELSDELVEHPQADRREPQKSMFFRMLAHGPKESSESLESLLNTGMETTDDALAVGLNEFLGAPLSRVPGLETDHWLTLGEFLTGEAPDARRLAAVKDWASAHRISRSGTVPPALANALYFVVLAAAITRGHRELTKLGETQLIAGLESLEQLTWFPAELLPMVREARRAIESRP